A window of Oncorhynchus tshawytscha isolate Ot180627B linkage group LG10, Otsh_v2.0, whole genome shotgun sequence contains these coding sequences:
- the LOC112260131 gene encoding zinc finger protein 16: protein MSRIPGPMWNSKALHEQLASIMGALTNAAVADICEVVDEGYAILQLEISRSYKENEDLKKKLHLIESIIARGIDGKAGTQAVVTEPVPLGEGLHPKLSQQEDTCHKSNGITITSGDCYFVEEEEEELPDVVLIKDEDSEDSDTHEEGVNVSSVGGDSVAPHTSPNARKEGNSPAQFRSRKIDWQRNEDNSIFQGEQRKETLKHNLKRPASRLSIGKRVILGPQYTLHETPNQPGSSGNLGGNGMETAELVCSYASKTDSDVLVVHPEPPLVPTVSAVTFNSQVGTHSDRRDIDMIDSQPIELEMDLCSTWNKQAKPEITFSQLQQNLENISGMSPDHCQLTEGMNTASNFDGPDMMSFAMYEKQSNHPQWSEVQGSADSREKRFVCPFCHKCLMTSQNLEVHMRIHTGERPFSCAQCGKRFTQSAHLKTHQSVHTGERPFACTLCGKSFIVKYSLTLHLKKHHSNVRPL, encoded by the exons ATGAGCAGAATACCCGGACCCATGTGGAATTCCAAGGCTTTACACGAGCAGTTAGCGTCCATCATGGGGGCGTTGACCAATGCAGCGGTGGCGGACATATGTGAAGTCGTGGATGAAGGTTATGCGATTTTGCAATTAGAAATATCAAGAAGCTACAAGGAAAACGAGGACCTCAAGAAGAAACTGCATTTGATTGAGTCTATAATTGCGCGAGGAATCGATGGAAAAGCTGGAACTCAAGCTGTTGTTACTGAACCCGTCCCATTAGGTGAAGGTCTTCATCCAAAACTGTCGCAGCAGGAGGACACATGTCATAAAAGTAATGGGATAACAATAACGTCGGGAGATTGCTACtttgtagaagaagaagaagaggag TTACCCGATGTGGTACTTATCAAAGATGAGGACTCCGAGGACAGTGACACACATGAGGAAG GTGTTAATGTGTCATCCGTGGGAGGAGATAGTGTGGCTCCCCATACATCCCCCAATGCAAGAAAGGAAGGGAACAGTCCAGCACAGTTCAGGAGCAGGAAGATTGACTGGCAAAGGAATGAAGATAACAGTATCTTCCAGGGTGAGCAAAGGAAAGAGACATTGAAGCACAATCTCAAACGCCCTGCATCTAGATTAAGTATTGGGAAACGGGTGATCTTGGGCCCTCAATACACACTGCATGAAACCCCCaatcagcctggttcctctggcaATTTAGGGGGCAATGGGATGGAGACAGCAGAGCTGGTTTGCTCCTATGCCTCAAAAACAGACTCTGATGTGCTTGTGGTCCACCCAGAGCCTCCGCTTGTTCCCACTGTATCAGCTGTCACCTTTAATAGTCAAGTAGGGACTCACAGCGATAGGAGGGATATCGACATGATTGACTCTCAGCCTATTGAATTAGAGATGGACTTGTGCTCTACGTGGAACAAACAGGCTAAGCCAGAGATTACTTTCTCTCAGCTCCAACAAAACCTCGAAAATATCTCAGGCATGAGTCCCGATCACTGTCAACTGACAGAGGGAATGAACACAGCATCGAATTTTGATGGACCCGACATGATGAGTTTTGCCATGTATGAGAAACAGTCTAACCATCCCCAATGGAGCGAGGTCCAAGGGAGCGCTGACAGCAGGGAGAAGCGTTTTGTTTGCCCTTTCTGTCACAAGTGTCTGATGACGTCTCAGAACCTCGAGGTGCACATGCGGATTCACACAGGAGAAAGACCGTTCAGTTGTGCCCAGTGCGGGAAAAGGTTCACCCAGTCAGCCCATCTGAAAACTCACCAGAGTGTACACACAGGAGAACGGCCGTTTGCGTGTACACTTTGTGGGAAAAGTTTCATAGTGAAATACAGTCTCACGTTACACCTGAAGAAGCACCACTCAAATGTGAGGCCTTTGTAA